In Anguilla rostrata isolate EN2019 chromosome 1, ASM1855537v3, whole genome shotgun sequence, a genomic segment contains:
- the dcaf5 gene encoding DDB1- and CUL4-associated factor 5 isoform X1, whose amino-acid sequence MEKAIHSRAKPLKLKGEHLSNIFCLAFDSTNKRVFSGGNDEQVILHDVERGETLNVFLHDDAVYGLSVSPVNDNVFASSSDDGRVLIWDTREPPHGEPFCLANYPSAFHSVMFNPAEPRLLATANSKEGVGLWDIRKPRSSLLRYGGSLSLQSAMSVRFNSTGTQLLALRRRLPPVLYELHSRLPIFQFDNQGYFNSCTMKSCCFAGDRDQYILSGSDDFNLYMWRIPKDPEAGGPGRVVNGAFMVLKGHRSIVNQVRFNPHTYMICSSGVEKVIKVWSPYQQPESMGDLEGRVEDKSRSLYTHEEYISLVLNSGSGLSHDYVSQSIQEDPRMMAFFDSLVRREIEGWSSDSDSDLSEGAILQLHARGRRALRAGAGRGGGAWPPMPPPPQPPQPWPPPQPSAATATRTTPPLPRWRVRTGRRPCWTRGRGSRAGGAWWASPTSRCGCWTWPTTRRTPAASGPTPCSAPAPPAPGATPACPAAAPPPPAPAPPPPPAPAPAATGRTRSGAGPTPAAATPPAGAACASPTSRGTGPSPPRPSTPAWTPAATPRSPSRTPPPRLPPPPPPPRWTRRRRFRATFESGEAPRETGTDGRAPRPPPDPAPPPLPSARRGRRAGQRRRDFRADPRLFRRTGWVRGPSRGAGPGTVAGRGPRKAPPKVRVRRRATARSPPTGAGAFWDSRAPS is encoded by the exons ATGGAGAAAGCGATCCATTCACGAGCCAAGCCTCTGAAACTAAAGGGAGAACATCTATCCAACATCTTCTGCCTGGCCTTTGACAGTACCAACAAGCGTGTCTTCTCTGGGG GTAATGATGAACAGGTCATTCTTCATGACGTGGAGAG GGGAGAGACACTGAACGTGTTCTTGCACGATGATGCAGTTTACGGCCTGTCCGTCAGCCCGGTCAACGATAACGTGTTCGCCAGCTCCTCTGACGATGGTCGTGTTCTCATCTGGGACACCCGTGAGCCCCCACACGGAG AACCTTTTTGCCTGGCCAACTACCCGTCGGCGTTCCACAGCGTGATGTTCAACCCGGCCGAGCCTAGACTGCTCGCCACGGCCAACTCCAAGGAAGGCGTGGGGCTGTGGGACATCCGCAAGCCGCGCAG TTCCCTGCTGCGTTACGGGGGTAGCCTGTCGCTGCAGAGCGCCATGAGCGTGCGCTTCAACAGCACGGGCACCCAGCTGCTGGCGCTGCGGAGGCGGCTGCCCCCCGTCCTGTACGAGCTGCACTCCCGCCTGCCCATCTTCCAGTTCGACAACCAGGGCTACTTCAACTCCTGCACCATGAAGAGCTGCTGCTTCGCCGGGGACCGCGACCag TACATATTGTCGGGGTCCGATGACTTCAATCTGTACATGTGGAGGATTCCCAAGGATCCGGAAGCAG GGGGCCCTGGTCGAGTGGTGAACGGGGCTTTCATGGTGTTGAAGGGACACCGTTCCATCGTCAACCAGGTGCGGTTCAACCCCCACACCTACATGATCTGCTCTTCAGGCGTGGAGAAGGTCATCAAG GTGTGGAGCCCGTACCAGCAGCCGGAGAGCATGGGGGACCTGGAGGGGCGTGTGGAGGACAAGTCGCGCAGCCTGTACACGCACGAGGAGTACATCAGCCTGGTGCTGAACAGCGGCAGCGGCCTGTCGCACGACTACGTCAGCCAGTCCATCCAGGAGGACCCGCGCATGATGGCCTTCTTCGACTCGCTGGTGCGCCGGGAGATCGAGGGCTGGAGCTCCGACTCGGACAGCGACCTGAGCGAGGGCGCCATCCTGCAGCTGCACGCCCGCGGCCGCCGCGCGctgagggcgggggcggggcggggcgggggggcgtggcctcccatgcccccgcccccacagccgCCGCAGCCGTGGCCGCCGCCGCAGCCGAGCGCCGCCACAGCGACTCGGAccactcctcctcttcctcgctggcGGGTCCGGACGGGGCGGCGGCCCTGCTggacgagggggaggggctcccgCGCCGGGGGGGCATGGTGGGCCAGTCCTACCAGTCGGTGCGGCTGCTGGACCTGGCCAACGACTCGTCGGACTCCAGCGGCTTCTGGCCCGACCCCGTgctccgcccccgctcccccagccCCCGGGGCAACTCCAGCCTGTCCAGCCGCAGCACCTCCCCCGcccgctccagctcctccacctcctccagctccagctccagcagcgaCGGGGAGGACGAGGAGCGGCGCCGGGCCGACACCCGCCGCCGCAACGCCGCCCGCAGGCGCCGCATGCGCTTCCCCTACCAGCCGGGGGACCGGCCCGAGTCCGCCCAGGCCCTCTACCCCGGCGTGGACTCCTGCAGCTACCCCAAGATCGCCGTCGAGGAcccctcctcctcgtcttcctcctcctcctcctcctcctcggtggACGAGGCGACGGCGGTTTCGGGCGACGTTCGAAAGCGGAGAAGCCCCCAGAGAGACCGGGACGGACGGCCGGGCCCCGAGACCCCCCCCGGatccagctccgccccctctcccgaGCGCCcggagggggaggcgggcggggcagcGCCGGAGAGACTTTCGGGCGGATCCCCGCCTCTTTCGCAGGACAGGCTGGGTGAGAGGACCAAGccgaggggcggggcccgggaCGGTCGCGGGACGGGGGCCGCGGAAGGCGCCCCCGAAAGTCCGGGTTCGGCGCCGAGCCACGGCTCGCAGCCCGCCGACGGGAGCaggggcattctgggacagCCGAGCCCCGAGCTGA
- the dcaf5 gene encoding DDB1- and CUL4-associated factor 5 isoform X2, translating to MKEVKGCGMRSSVGFLSRRKITGHPLMKEEFQRLRLAGCTSLYKKDMLGHFGCVNAIEFSNNGGEWLVSGGDDRRVLLWHMEKAIHSRAKPLKLKGEHLSNIFCLAFDSTNKRVFSGGNDEQVILHDVERGETLNVFLHDDAVYGLSVSPVNDNVFASSSDDGRVLIWDTREPPHGEPFCLANYPSAFHSVMFNPAEPRLLATANSKEGVGLWDIRKPRSSLLRYGGSLSLQSAMSVRFNSTGTQLLALRRRLPPVLYELHSRLPIFQFDNQGYFNSCTMKSCCFAGDRDQYILSGSDDFNLYMWRIPKDPEAGGPGRVVNGAFMVLKGHRSIVNQVRFNPHTYMICSSGVEKVIKVWSPYQQPESMGDLEGRVEDKSRSLYTHEEYISLVLNSGSGLSHDYVSQSIQEDPRMMAFFDSLVRREIEGWSSDSDSDLSEGAILQLHARGRRALRAGAGRGGGAWPPMPPPPQPDSDHSSSSSLAGPDGAAALLDEGEGLPRRGGMVGQSYQSVRLLDLANDSSDSSGFWPDPVLRPRSPSPRGNSSLSSRSTSPARSSSSTSSSSSSSSDGEDEERRRADTRRRNAARRRRMRFPYQPGDRPESAQALYPGVDSCSYPKIAVEDPSSSSSSSSSSSSVDEATAVSGDVRKRRSPQRDRDGRPGPETPPGSSSAPSPERPEGEAGGAAPERLSGGSPPLSQDRLGERTKPRGGARDGRGTGAAEGAPESPGSAPSHGSQPADGSRGILGQPSPELNGQHREDPHTSAPPEPDAGGRSKPQAQEPAGETQPPRRCQTAGAAALKRTRLGSGGAGSDSPPSEKKLKT from the exons ATGAAAGAGGTGAAGGGCTGCGGTATGCGTTCTTCCGTGGGGTTCCTATCCCGGAGAAAGATCACCGGGCACCCCCTAATGAAGGAGGAATTTCAGAGACTCAGACTGGCCGGGTGCACAAGTCTTTATAAGAAAGATATGCTAGGGCATTTTGGATGCGTTAATGCCATAGAGTTTTCCAACAATGGAGGAGAATGGCTGGTGTCCG GAGGAGATGACCGACGGGTGTTACTCTGGCACATGGAGAAAGCGATCCATTCACGAGCCAAGCCTCTGAAACTAAAGGGAGAACATCTATCCAACATCTTCTGCCTGGCCTTTGACAGTACCAACAAGCGTGTCTTCTCTGGGG GTAATGATGAACAGGTCATTCTTCATGACGTGGAGAG GGGAGAGACACTGAACGTGTTCTTGCACGATGATGCAGTTTACGGCCTGTCCGTCAGCCCGGTCAACGATAACGTGTTCGCCAGCTCCTCTGACGATGGTCGTGTTCTCATCTGGGACACCCGTGAGCCCCCACACGGAG AACCTTTTTGCCTGGCCAACTACCCGTCGGCGTTCCACAGCGTGATGTTCAACCCGGCCGAGCCTAGACTGCTCGCCACGGCCAACTCCAAGGAAGGCGTGGGGCTGTGGGACATCCGCAAGCCGCGCAG TTCCCTGCTGCGTTACGGGGGTAGCCTGTCGCTGCAGAGCGCCATGAGCGTGCGCTTCAACAGCACGGGCACCCAGCTGCTGGCGCTGCGGAGGCGGCTGCCCCCCGTCCTGTACGAGCTGCACTCCCGCCTGCCCATCTTCCAGTTCGACAACCAGGGCTACTTCAACTCCTGCACCATGAAGAGCTGCTGCTTCGCCGGGGACCGCGACCag TACATATTGTCGGGGTCCGATGACTTCAATCTGTACATGTGGAGGATTCCCAAGGATCCGGAAGCAG GGGGCCCTGGTCGAGTGGTGAACGGGGCTTTCATGGTGTTGAAGGGACACCGTTCCATCGTCAACCAGGTGCGGTTCAACCCCCACACCTACATGATCTGCTCTTCAGGCGTGGAGAAGGTCATCAAG GTGTGGAGCCCGTACCAGCAGCCGGAGAGCATGGGGGACCTGGAGGGGCGTGTGGAGGACAAGTCGCGCAGCCTGTACACGCACGAGGAGTACATCAGCCTGGTGCTGAACAGCGGCAGCGGCCTGTCGCACGACTACGTCAGCCAGTCCATCCAGGAGGACCCGCGCATGATGGCCTTCTTCGACTCGCTGGTGCGCCGGGAGATCGAGGGCTGGAGCTCCGACTCGGACAGCGACCTGAGCGAGGGCGCCATCCTGCAGCTGCACGCCCGCGGCCGCCGCGCGctgagggcgggggcggggcggggcgggggggcgtggcctcccatgcccccgcccccacagcc CGACTCGGAccactcctcctcttcctcgctggcGGGTCCGGACGGGGCGGCGGCCCTGCTggacgagggggaggggctcccgCGCCGGGGGGGCATGGTGGGCCAGTCCTACCAGTCGGTGCGGCTGCTGGACCTGGCCAACGACTCGTCGGACTCCAGCGGCTTCTGGCCCGACCCCGTgctccgcccccgctcccccagccCCCGGGGCAACTCCAGCCTGTCCAGCCGCAGCACCTCCCCCGcccgctccagctcctccacctcctccagctccagctccagcagcgaCGGGGAGGACGAGGAGCGGCGCCGGGCCGACACCCGCCGCCGCAACGCCGCCCGCAGGCGCCGCATGCGCTTCCCCTACCAGCCGGGGGACCGGCCCGAGTCCGCCCAGGCCCTCTACCCCGGCGTGGACTCCTGCAGCTACCCCAAGATCGCCGTCGAGGAcccctcctcctcgtcttcctcctcctcctcctcctcctcggtggACGAGGCGACGGCGGTTTCGGGCGACGTTCGAAAGCGGAGAAGCCCCCAGAGAGACCGGGACGGACGGCCGGGCCCCGAGACCCCCCCCGGatccagctccgccccctctcccgaGCGCCcggagggggaggcgggcggggcagcGCCGGAGAGACTTTCGGGCGGATCCCCGCCTCTTTCGCAGGACAGGCTGGGTGAGAGGACCAAGccgaggggcggggcccgggaCGGTCGCGGGACGGGGGCCGCGGAAGGCGCCCCCGAAAGTCCGGGTTCGGCGCCGAGCCACGGCTCGCAGCCCGCCGACGGGAGCaggggcattctgggacagCCGAGCCCCGAGCTGAACGGACAGCACCGCGAGGACCCCCACACCTCCGCGCCCCCCGAGCCCGATGCCGGGGGCCGCAGCAAACCCCAAGCGCAGGAGCCCGCGGGGGAGACCCAGCCCCCCCGGAGATGCCAAACCGCCGGCGCCGCCGCACTCAAACGGACTCGGCTCGGCTCGGGCGGGGCGGGCTCGGACAGCCCCCCCTCAGAAAAGAAGCTCAAGACATGA
- the dcaf5 gene encoding DDB1- and CUL4-associated factor 5 isoform X3 translates to MKEVKGCGMRSSVGFLSRRKITGHPLMKEEFQRLRLAGCTSLYKKDMLGHFGCVNAIEFSNNGGEWLVSGGDDRRVLLWHMEKAIHSRAKPLKLKGEHLSNIFCLAFDSTNKRVFSGGNDEQVILHDVERGETLNVFLHDDAVYGLSVSPVNDNVFASSSDDGRVLIWDTREPPHGEPFCLANYPSAFHSVMFNPAEPRLLATANSKEGVGLWDIRKPRSSLLRYGGSLSLQSAMSVRFNSTGTQLLALRRRLPPVLYELHSRLPIFQFDNQGYFNSCTMKSCCFAGDRDQYILSGSDDFNLYMWRIPKDPEAGGPGRVVNGAFMVLKGHRSIVNQVRFNPHTYMICSSGVEKVIKVWSPYQQPESMGDLEGRVEDKSRSLYTHEEYISLVLNSGSGLSHDYVSQSIQEDPRMMAFFDSLVRREIEGWSSDSDSDLSEGAILQLHARGRRALRSHAPAPTAAAAVAAAAAERRHSDSDHSSSSSLAGPDGAAALLDEGEGLPRRGGMVGQSYQSVRLLDLANDSSDSSGFWPDPVLRPRSPSPRGNSSLSSRSTSPARSSSSTSSSSSSSSDGEDEERRRADTRRRNAARRRRMRFPYQPGDRPESAQALYPGVDSCSYPKIAVEDPSSSSSSSSSSSSVDEATAVSGDVRKRRSPQRDRDGRPGPETPPGSSSAPSPERPEGEAGGAAPERLSGGSPPLSQDRLGERTKPRGGARDGRGTGAAEGAPESPGSAPSHGSQPADGSRGILGQPSPELNGQHREDPHTSAPPEPDAGGRSKPQAQEPAGETQPPRRCQTAGAAALKRTRLGSGGAGSDSPPSEKKLKT, encoded by the exons ATGAAAGAGGTGAAGGGCTGCGGTATGCGTTCTTCCGTGGGGTTCCTATCCCGGAGAAAGATCACCGGGCACCCCCTAATGAAGGAGGAATTTCAGAGACTCAGACTGGCCGGGTGCACAAGTCTTTATAAGAAAGATATGCTAGGGCATTTTGGATGCGTTAATGCCATAGAGTTTTCCAACAATGGAGGAGAATGGCTGGTGTCCG GAGGAGATGACCGACGGGTGTTACTCTGGCACATGGAGAAAGCGATCCATTCACGAGCCAAGCCTCTGAAACTAAAGGGAGAACATCTATCCAACATCTTCTGCCTGGCCTTTGACAGTACCAACAAGCGTGTCTTCTCTGGGG GTAATGATGAACAGGTCATTCTTCATGACGTGGAGAG GGGAGAGACACTGAACGTGTTCTTGCACGATGATGCAGTTTACGGCCTGTCCGTCAGCCCGGTCAACGATAACGTGTTCGCCAGCTCCTCTGACGATGGTCGTGTTCTCATCTGGGACACCCGTGAGCCCCCACACGGAG AACCTTTTTGCCTGGCCAACTACCCGTCGGCGTTCCACAGCGTGATGTTCAACCCGGCCGAGCCTAGACTGCTCGCCACGGCCAACTCCAAGGAAGGCGTGGGGCTGTGGGACATCCGCAAGCCGCGCAG TTCCCTGCTGCGTTACGGGGGTAGCCTGTCGCTGCAGAGCGCCATGAGCGTGCGCTTCAACAGCACGGGCACCCAGCTGCTGGCGCTGCGGAGGCGGCTGCCCCCCGTCCTGTACGAGCTGCACTCCCGCCTGCCCATCTTCCAGTTCGACAACCAGGGCTACTTCAACTCCTGCACCATGAAGAGCTGCTGCTTCGCCGGGGACCGCGACCag TACATATTGTCGGGGTCCGATGACTTCAATCTGTACATGTGGAGGATTCCCAAGGATCCGGAAGCAG GGGGCCCTGGTCGAGTGGTGAACGGGGCTTTCATGGTGTTGAAGGGACACCGTTCCATCGTCAACCAGGTGCGGTTCAACCCCCACACCTACATGATCTGCTCTTCAGGCGTGGAGAAGGTCATCAAG GTGTGGAGCCCGTACCAGCAGCCGGAGAGCATGGGGGACCTGGAGGGGCGTGTGGAGGACAAGTCGCGCAGCCTGTACACGCACGAGGAGTACATCAGCCTGGTGCTGAACAGCGGCAGCGGCCTGTCGCACGACTACGTCAGCCAGTCCATCCAGGAGGACCCGCGCATGATGGCCTTCTTCGACTCGCTGGTGCGCCGGGAGATCGAGGGCTGGAGCTCCGACTCGGACAGCGACCTGAGCGAGGGCGCCATCCTGCAGCTGCACGCCCGCGGCCGCCGCGCGctgagg tcccatgcccccgcccccacagccgCCGCAGCCGTGGCCGCCGCCGCAGCCGAGCGCCGCCACAGCGACTCGGAccactcctcctcttcctcgctggcGGGTCCGGACGGGGCGGCGGCCCTGCTggacgagggggaggggctcccgCGCCGGGGGGGCATGGTGGGCCAGTCCTACCAGTCGGTGCGGCTGCTGGACCTGGCCAACGACTCGTCGGACTCCAGCGGCTTCTGGCCCGACCCCGTgctccgcccccgctcccccagccCCCGGGGCAACTCCAGCCTGTCCAGCCGCAGCACCTCCCCCGcccgctccagctcctccacctcctccagctccagctccagcagcgaCGGGGAGGACGAGGAGCGGCGCCGGGCCGACACCCGCCGCCGCAACGCCGCCCGCAGGCGCCGCATGCGCTTCCCCTACCAGCCGGGGGACCGGCCCGAGTCCGCCCAGGCCCTCTACCCCGGCGTGGACTCCTGCAGCTACCCCAAGATCGCCGTCGAGGAcccctcctcctcgtcttcctcctcctcctcctcctcctcggtggACGAGGCGACGGCGGTTTCGGGCGACGTTCGAAAGCGGAGAAGCCCCCAGAGAGACCGGGACGGACGGCCGGGCCCCGAGACCCCCCCCGGatccagctccgccccctctcccgaGCGCCcggagggggaggcgggcggggcagcGCCGGAGAGACTTTCGGGCGGATCCCCGCCTCTTTCGCAGGACAGGCTGGGTGAGAGGACCAAGccgaggggcggggcccgggaCGGTCGCGGGACGGGGGCCGCGGAAGGCGCCCCCGAAAGTCCGGGTTCGGCGCCGAGCCACGGCTCGCAGCCCGCCGACGGGAGCaggggcattctgggacagCCGAGCCCCGAGCTGAACGGACAGCACCGCGAGGACCCCCACACCTCCGCGCCCCCCGAGCCCGATGCCGGGGGCCGCAGCAAACCCCAAGCGCAGGAGCCCGCGGGGGAGACCCAGCCCCCCCGGAGATGCCAAACCGCCGGCGCCGCCGCACTCAAACGGACTCGGCTCGGCTCGGGCGGGGCGGGCTCGGACAGCCCCCCCTCAGAAAAGAAGCTCAAGACATGA